From a single Chitinophaga sp. Cy-1792 genomic region:
- a CDS encoding MFS transporter: protein MRIQTFSAFRSRNYRLYFSGQSISLIGTWMQKTAVSWVIYAQTHSKFMLGLTLFASMFPSFVFSFLGGVASDRYNRYKLLLVTQFASMLQAVLLTLLIYFRHYQVWQIIALSALLGLINAFDVPARQSLVYEMVEDKADLPNALALNSSMVNLSRLIGPGIAGIILEKLGDDMCFALNAVSFVAVIGSLLMMRLPAYEAKKRQKKVFTELKEGLAYARQTTAIAQVLVLLGLMSLFVLPYTTLIPVYAKDIFKGSAATFGVIDSAIGLGAFFGALYLASLKPGHNLRKILAVNTIIFGIGLISFSHTTFYPLALIFATLCGFGMMSQITISNTIIQTTVDPSMRGRVISLYAMAFFGMQPLGGLLIGIISQTLGTPDTVMLQGLFTLCLGLYSLRLIRRRQQLMQEIPANSFAEVKEN from the coding sequence ATGAGGATACAAACATTCAGTGCATTCAGGAGTCGCAATTACCGACTTTATTTCAGTGGACAATCCATTTCTCTTATAGGCACCTGGATGCAGAAAACGGCTGTCAGCTGGGTAATTTACGCCCAGACTCATTCCAAATTCATGCTGGGATTAACACTGTTCGCCAGCATGTTCCCTTCTTTTGTATTCTCTTTCCTCGGAGGGGTGGCCTCAGACAGGTACAACCGTTACAAATTACTGCTCGTGACACAGTTTGCCTCCATGTTGCAGGCAGTACTGCTCACGCTGCTTATTTATTTCCGGCATTACCAGGTATGGCAGATTATTGCCCTCAGTGCACTGCTGGGGTTGATAAATGCATTTGATGTGCCTGCCCGCCAATCGCTGGTATATGAAATGGTGGAAGATAAGGCAGACCTTCCCAATGCTCTGGCATTAAATTCCTCTATGGTCAATCTTTCCAGGTTAATCGGGCCGGGTATTGCGGGTATTATATTAGAGAAATTGGGAGATGATATGTGTTTTGCCCTGAATGCGGTTAGTTTCGTCGCCGTGATCGGATCATTGCTGATGATGAGATTACCCGCATATGAGGCTAAAAAGCGGCAAAAAAAGGTATTTACGGAGCTGAAGGAGGGACTGGCCTATGCCCGGCAAACAACCGCCATTGCACAAGTGCTTGTATTACTGGGGTTAATGAGTCTTTTTGTACTGCCTTACACTACCCTGATCCCAGTTTATGCAAAGGATATCTTCAAAGGCTCCGCAGCCACCTTCGGGGTAATCGACAGTGCCATCGGATTAGGCGCCTTCTTTGGCGCGTTATACCTCGCATCTCTGAAGCCGGGACATAACCTCCGGAAAATACTCGCTGTCAATACGATCATATTCGGTATCGGATTAATATCTTTCTCTCATACTACGTTTTATCCGCTGGCACTGATATTTGCCACTTTATGCGGATTCGGGATGATGTCGCAGATAACCATCAGTAATACCATCATTCAAACAACAGTTGATCCATCCATGCGTGGAAGGGTTATCAGTCTGTACGCCATGGCGTTTTTCGGGATGCAGCCACTCGGCGGATTACTCATTGGTATTATTTCCCAGACACTTGGCACTCCAGACACCGTCATGCTGCAAGGCTTATTCACACTGTGTCTTGGCCTGTATTCATTGCGTCTTATCAGGCGCAGACAGCAACTTATGCAGGAAATACCTGCAAATTCTTTTGCTGAAGTGAAGGAAAATTGA
- a CDS encoding SRPBCC domain-containing protein codes for MTEKFTISITVNCTKARLWQILTDLTLIPIWMGGDEMRITVETDWQLNAPMVIRGFHHVAFENRGTVMMWEPERRLVYSHLSTVSRLPDLPESYSVIGFELRENNDATDLIITVSNFPTEIIRKHLEFYWRGTIYKIREMAERSTFQA; via the coding sequence ATGACAGAAAAATTTACCATCAGTATAACGGTTAATTGTACAAAAGCCAGGCTATGGCAGATTTTGACGGATTTAACACTGATACCAATATGGATGGGTGGTGATGAAATGCGGATTACTGTAGAAACGGACTGGCAGTTAAATGCGCCAATGGTAATACGCGGGTTTCATCATGTGGCTTTTGAGAACAGGGGGACTGTTATGATGTGGGAGCCTGAGCGGCGATTGGTGTATAGTCACCTGAGTACTGTTTCACGGTTGCCGGACTTGCCGGAAAGTTATAGTGTTATTGGGTTTGAGCTGAGGGAGAATAATGATGCCACTGATCTGATTATTACTGTCAGTAATTTCCCTACGGAGATTATCCGTAAACATCTGGAGTTTTATTGGAGAGGTACGATTTATAAGATTAGAGAGATGGCGGAGCGATCAACATTTCAGGCATAA